From the genome of Symphalangus syndactylus isolate Jambi chromosome 13, NHGRI_mSymSyn1-v2.1_pri, whole genome shotgun sequence:
ACCTAAGTCCCAGGGGGATACTGAGGTCCCCGATTTGGGGGATCTGGAGAGTTTTAACACCCTGCCCCTACACCAGTGCCCTGGACTGGGTTAGAGGCCCCCAAACCCTGGTAGGGGAACCTAGATCCCTTGATGTGGGGGCCCAGGAACAGTTTCAGGACCTCCCCTGCATCTCCCTGGAGACCCACCCTGTGTCAGATTTCTGGGGAGAGATTCTTGTCCCCCCAACCCCCTAGTACTAGGCCATTCAAAGGAGTTGAGGAGCTTACCACAGTCTGGTTGCAGGTGGCAGCCTGGGCCTCCGCATCCTGAAAGCCCTTCTGGGCCTCGGTCAGCTCTTGTTGCAGGAGATGGGTGACATTGCGACACTCCATCACTGCCCGAAGGCCGTCCCGGCAGGCCTCGCTGTTGGCCTTGATGGTGAAGATAATCAGGGGCACCCCCAGACTCACTATGATCAGGAGCACCAGAATTCCTATCCCCAGCAGAAGCTTACAGCGCTTATCCCCGTCTTTCTTCCAAATGTCATCCATGGGCCCTCTGCAATAGTCATACAAAGTAGGTGCCATTCAGATCTCCCTTCTAGCTGAAAGGAGTCTGGCCTGGAGTTAGGGGAGGGTGCTGGAATCTTCTATGAGCCACCCCTTTATTAGCATAGGAACCATCCTGACCAATAGCAAGTTCCAGGAAGTGCTCTGACCAGCAGCTCTTGCATGAGGCACCTACAGGCAGAGGATTAATTAGGCTTTCAGTTTCAGTTTCCCAGAAAGGAGGTGGGCTTTTTTTTCACCCTGCTTTAAAAGCCCTTGGGCCCTTCCCAACTGAGTGCCAGCCAGCTATGGCTGTTTGGGACACTCCATCTTGAGTCCCTGTGTCTCTGCTGTGTGTTACTGAGTGCCTAGGCCATGCCAGCCTGTATTGATCTGTACCATGATCTGAAGAGGTGGAGGCCATCATCATTGGTTGAGTCTCCACCTGGGGAAACTGGGGATGCACAGTTGAGTGGTGGGGTGAGGGCGGGGCCTGGGTCTGACGCTAGGGACTGGGTTTTGTGTTCAGGTGTCTCTGTGGTGATGAGCAGTGCTTCATCCAGTGCCCCTGTCCCCActgagggaattatgggagccatGGAGGGTGTGTGAGCAGCAGGTGAGACTGGATCCAGCTGAAAACTGGGAGACCAACCCAGCCAACAAACAATGTTGGTCTCTGTCCTGGCACCCGCAGGAAACAAGCTCCTACTTCCAGAAAAAGTGCTCCTGGGACTCCAGGATACCAAGtaaactctctgagcctgtttcttcatctgcaaagggGAATAACAGGGCCAGCCTCTCCaggagaggccagggaggagaTGCCAGTAAAGTGCTTTGGTatctagtaggtgctcaatggaTGCGCATGCCACCTGCCAGGCCTGTGGCTCAGGGCAGATAGATGGGAAGATAATGCTTGAACATGGACATATAGTgaggatctttcttttttttctttttctttttcttttctcttctcttttcttttctttctttttttcttttttgagacagggtcttgttctgtcgcccaggctggagtgcaaagtgcagtagcgcgatctcggctcattgcagcctctacctcccagattcaactgattcacccacctcagccttgccagtagctgggactacaggtgtggccaccacgccaggctaattttttttttttttttttttttttttgagaccgagttttgctcttgttgcctaggctggagtgcactggcctgatcttggctcaccgcaacctttgcctcccgggttcaagcgattatcctgcctcagcctgaatagctgggattacaggcatgtgccaccatgcccagctaattttgtatttttagtagagaggtttaggtttctccatgttggtcaggctggtctcaaactcccgatctcagatgatccacctgcctcggcctcccaaagtgctgggattacaggcgtgagccactgcgccccgccactcctggctaatttttttgtatttttagtagagacggggtttcaccatgttaaccaggctagtcttgaactcctgacctcaagtgatctgcccgcctcttgcctcccaaagtgctgggattacaggcgtgagccactgtgcctggcctagcggGGATTTTTCTTTGAGGAAAGATAGTTGGCTCCATTTGGGATGTGCTAAACGCAACGGTCCTGGGAGACATCCCTGGAAAAACCCTGGGATGGGGCGGGTGCGGGGGGTGTTGGACACTGGGGTGGGGGAAGCACTCAGGCTGCACGGACCTGCTGTCCATGTGGCCAAGAGAGCCAGGGCTTCCTACAGGAAATCAGGCCCATTATCGGCGCCCAACTGCTGGGCATGAGCACTGAAAGGGGACTGCATGTTTTTCTTGTGGCTTCTTCAGCCACATCCTGACCACAGTCCAGATTCTGTTAGGTCTGccatttccatgtttttttttttttttttttttttttcagcagggCCAGACAGTAGGCGAGGTCAAGGCCAGAGCCCAGGCCTCCCAGAAGGCCTGGGGAACTCCCCCCAGGCCCTCACTCCAACATCCCTCAGAAGGACCCCATTAAAGCCACTtagagccaggcatagtggtatgtgcctgtggtcccagctacttgggaggctgaggcaggaggttcacctgagcccaggagtttgaggctgcagcgagctatgattgtgccactgcactcaagcctgggtcatagagtgggaccccatctcttaaacaaataaacaaaaaaatcacttagAACCAAGAACCAATTAACAAGCTGTGGGAGATGATCTTGCTGAAAAGTCTGAGGGTGAACTTGTCCCAGGAAGAAGGACCTACCAGCCTGGCCAGGACTCCAGGTGCAAAGACACGACCTTTGCCTGACTTATTTGACTAAGCTGACTTAGCACTGTTCTGGCCTGCAAACTTTAGGGTCAGTTTGGGACCAGGTGGGAAATCACAATTGCATGAATTGCACATTGGAGGCCGGGGTGGTGCGCCCCTCGGCAAATGAATTTCCTCTCTTAGCATTGATTTCCCCagctgtaaaatgtggataataatagATTGATGTCCTCTCTAAATTTTGTAGCTGCAAAGAGTCCCAGCCCTGCAAACTGAAAGTTTGTTGCTCTTccctttaaaattacaaatggtgggatgggttcagtggctcatgcctgcaatcctagtactttgggaggctgagatgggaggattgcttgaggccaggagtttgagaccagcctggtcaacatagcgagatcccatctctatttaaaaatacacacacacacacacacacacacacacttagtatatatatatatttattttattttgttttatttaattaattaattaattttttttttttttgctatggagtcttgctcttgttgcccaggctggagtgcagtggcatgatcttggctcactgcaacctccgcctcccaaattcaagcgattctcctgcctcagccccctgagtagctgggattataggcgcccgccaccatgcctggcttatttttgtacttttagtagagacagggttttgccatgttggccaggctggtctcaaactcctgacctcaggtgatctgtctgacttggcctcccaaagtgctgggattacaggcgtgagccactgcaccgggcctatattttatttgatatttttaaatatataatgtatttatatatattggttggtgcaaaagtaattgcagtttctgccattactttttttttttttttttgagaggaaattTCTCtctgcgcccaggctggagtgcagtggtgtaatctcggctcagtgcaacctctgcctcctgagttgaagtgattctcctgcctcagcctcctgagtagctgagactacagatgcctgccaccacgcctagctactttttgtatttttagtagagatggggttctgccatgttggccaagctggtctcgaactcctgacctcaagtgatccacctgacttggcctcccaaagtgctggaattacaggcatgagccaccacccccagcctctgccattatttatttatttatttttttgagacggagtgtcactcttgttacccaggctggagtgcaatgatgcaatcttggaatcttggctcaccgcaacctccgcctcctgggttcaagcaattctcctgcctcagcctccctagtagctgggattacaggcatgcgccaccatgcctggttattttgtatttttagtagagaggtttaggtttctccatgttggccaggctggtctcaaactcccgacctcaggtgatccgcccaccttggcctcccaaattgctgggattacaggcttgagccaccgcacccagcctttttttttttttctttgagatggagtctcgttctgttgctcagggtggggtgcattggcacaatctcatctcactgcaacctctgatctctgcctcctgggttcaagcaatcctgctgcctcagtctcctgagtagctgggattacaggcacccaccaccacgcccagctaacttttgtatttttagtagagacggggtttcaccatgttagccaggctggtctccaactcctgacctcgtgatccatccatctcggcctcccaaagtactgggattacagccatgagccaccatgcccggcctgccattacttttaatggcattaATTAATTATGTTTACTAAAAGTAATGGcagaaaccacaattacttttgcaataaaattagaaatggaaaCTGTTATGctaccattctttttctttttttttcttttcttttgagacagaatcttgtcctgttgcccaggctggagcgcagtggtgcaatcacagctcactgcagccttgacctcctgggctcaagcaatcctctcacctcagcctctggcgtagctgggactgtaggtgtgcatcaccacgcccagctaattttttattttttgtagagatgggggtctcactatgtttcccaggctggtctcaaactcctaggctccaaagatcctcctgcctcagtccccacaaagtgttggaattacaggagtaagccactgcacccagccgctgGCATTCTTTTGGTTttagctttttatatttttttttatttttttttattattattattttagagaaacatTTCAGGTGGggacagtggttcatgcctgtaatcccagcactttggaggctgaggcgggtggatcacctgacgtcaggagtttgagaccagcctggccatcatggtgaaaccctgtctctactaaaaatacaaaaattagccaggcgtagtggcgggtgcctataatcccagctactcgggaggctgaggcagaagaatcgcttgaacccagaggcggaggttgcagtgcactgagattgtgccactgcacttcagcctgggcgacagagtgagactctgtctcaaaaaaaaaaaaaaaaagaaacattttattttatttatttatttatttattttttgagacagagcctcactctgtcacctaggctggagtgcagtggcacgatctccgctcactgcaacctccaactctccaaatcaagcacttctcctgcctcagcctcccaagtagctgggattacaggcatgcgccaccatgcccggctaatttttgtattttagtagagacggggttttgccacgttggccaggatggtcttgatttcctgacctcatgatctgcccaccttggcctcccaaagtgctgggattacaggcgtgagccaccgtgcccagccaacattttattttataatagttttagatttgcagaaaaaaaacagTGAGGATAATAGAATTTCCCACATTCCCTACACCCAATTtcccctcttttatttatttattaaagacaggctcttgttctgtcacccaggctggagtgcagtggtgtgatcatagctcactgcagccttgacctcctgggcttgagcgatcctcccacctcagcctccggaatagctgggaccacagacgtgcagtaccacgcc
Proteins encoded in this window:
- the BST2 gene encoding bone marrow stromal antigen 2 produces the protein MAPTLYDYCRGPMDDIWKKDGDKRCKLLLGIGILVLLIIVSLGVPLIIFTIKANSEACRDGLRAVMECRNVTHLLQQELTEAQKGFQDAEAQAATCNQTVMALMASLDAEKAQGQKKVEELEGEITTLNHKLQDASAEVERLRRENQVLSVRIADKKYSASSQDSSPAAAPQILILLLGLSALLL